The window GCAGGATCTCAAGGGCAAGAAGGTCGGCGTGGAAGTCGGCTTCGTCGACCACCTGCTTCTACTCAAGGGCCTCCAGGCTGTAGGCATGAAGGAATCCGACGTCGAGCTCGTCAATGTGCCGACTGGTGAAACTCCCAAGGCACTCGCCTCCGGCGATGTCGCCGCCATCGGCGCCTGGCAGCCGAATTCCGGACAAGCCCTCAAGGCCGTCCCCGGTTCCAAGCCGATCTACACCAGCAAGGACGTTCCCGGCCTGATCTACGACGTGCTCGCCGTTAGCCCGGCCAGCCTCTCGGCTCACCCGGAGGAGTGGAAAAAGATCGCCCAGGTTTGGTACAAGGTCGTCGACTACTTCTATGATCCCGCCACGCATGATGATGCGGTGAAGATCATGGCCTCCCGCGTGAATCTCTCGCCCGAGGAATATGCGAAGTTCGTCAGCGGCACCAAGATCCTCAAGCTCGACGAGGCCAAGAAGGTCTTCAAGAAGGGCGAGGGGCTGGATTCCGTCTACGGCTCGAATGTCGTGGTCGATGAGTTCAACGTCTCCAACAAGGTCTACGACAAGCCGCAGCCCACTGCGGACTACATCGCTCCGGCCATCACGGACTCTCTGTAAGATAATAGCGAATTCGGACCGGTCGCTGACGTCCCTCTGCGGCCGGTCCCACCACTACTCATGAGCAAGGGAAAGAAATGGCTGGTTCCATTCGGGACGCTCCCGGAGTCGCGGCAGTTGATTCTGCTGTGGATCTCCTTTGCCCTCCCGCTGGCGGTCTGGGCGATCGTTAGCTACGTGCCCTTTGTTTGGCATCCGCTGGTCAAGATCGATGATCCGGGCGATGTATCGTATTTCACCCGTGACGCGCTGATTGAGCGGACCACTTTCAAAGCCGAGAATGCCAAGCTGGCAACCTCGGGTGGTCATCTCGCTACTGGCACCCCGGCGAATCCGGTCTTTCTTCCCGCCCCTCATGAGGTCGCGGTGGCCTTTTATAAGAGCTTCACCACCCCGCCCAAACGCAAGGGCGAAAAATGGCTGCATGAAAGCCTCTGGCAAAGTATCCAGGTCATCTTCTGGGGCTTTCTCTGGAGTTCTGTCGTCGGGGTGCCTCTCGGCATTCTTTGTGGCACATTCCCGTTTTTTTCCCGCATCACCGAGCCCTTCGTGGACTTTACCCGCTACATGCCTGCGCCCGCCTTCGGCGCACTGGCGGTGGCCGTTCTCGGCATCTACGATGCGCCCAAGATCGCCATCATTTTCATCGGCACGTTCTTCCAGCAGGTGTTGGTCATAGCCAATACGACGCGCAAGCTCGACACCTCGCTCGTTGAGGCCGCGCAGACCCTCGGGGCCAATCGCCGACAACTCGTGTTTCGCGTCGTCGTGCCCGGCATCGCGGTCGATCTCTACAATGACATGCGCATCCTGCTCGGGTGGGCATGGACCTACCTGATCGTGGCGGAATACATCGGCGCCAGTTCCGGCATCACCTTCTTCATCAACCAGCAGGCGAAGTACCGCATCTACGACAACGTCTTTGCCGCCATCATCATCATCGGCATCATTGGCTTCACCTCCGACCGCATCCTCGACTGGGTCGGACGCCAGATCTTCCCATGGCAGAAGGGAGCAAAGAAATCCCTGATGCGCGCCATCCTCGATCGTCGTCGCAACAGCACACAGAACACGGAGACAGCCAATGCAAACGCTTAACCTGCCCAGCCACCTGGACCAGAGCCCGGAGGTCGCCGCGCGATTCTCCAAGCTCAAGAGCCGCCCGGTCATTCTCGACGTCAACCATCTGAACAAGACGTTTCACACCCACACGACGCTCAATGACATTTCGCTCCAGGTTTTCCGCCGCGAGTTCATGTGCGTGGTCGGCCCGTCCGGTTGTGGCAAGTCCACCCTTATCCGTATCATCGCAGGGTTGGAGACACCCACATCCGGCGATGTCTTGTTGGAGGGAACCCAGGTTTCCGCTCCGGGTTCGGATCGCGGCATGGTCTTCCAAGGCTACACGCTCTTTCCGTGGCTCACGGTGAAGAAGAACGTCATGTTTGGCCTGGAGATCGGTGGGCGTTCCTCCACGGAGTCGGAAAGCGAAGCTCGCCAGTGGATCGATCTCGTCGGCCTGAGCAAATTTGAGAACTCTTATCCGCACGAGCTCTCCGGCGGCATGAAGCAGCGTGTCGCCATCGCGCGCGCTCTCGCCAACAATCCGCGAATCCTGCTCATGGACGAGCCCTTCGGCGCACTCGACGCTCAGACCCGCTGCAAGATGCAAAGCTACCTGCTGGAGATCTGGAAGCGTGTCGACGTCACGATCATGTTCGTGACCCATGATCTCGACGAGGCAATCTACCTCTCCGACCGCATCCTGGTGCTCGGCACGAATCCGAGCCGCATCATGGAAGTCATCGAGGTTCCCGTCCCGCGTCCGCGCAGTTCCAGCCAGTTCCTATCACCCGAGTTCCTGGCCACCAAGGCCCGCCTGGAGGAGTTGATTCACGGCCCGGAGGAAGCGGAGGCCATGCCGCTGCCGAAGATCCGCCTCACTCATGCGGGTGATGACGTGGAGTAGGCGAGCTTCAGGAAGCCGGCTTCCCGTTGGCATCCAGTGGTGTGAGTTTCAGAAACAGGGTGCCGGGAACAGCTTGCCCTAGCTCGATGGGGATCTCGGTGTTGGCTGAAACCGTCCCGGAAAAGAAGGTTTCGAAGCTGACAAAGCTTTTCGGGGAAAGCGATTCTTTACTTTCGAGGACATCCGGTTTGCGGAGCAGGCTCATTCCGGAAATGGTGCATTTCCCATCTTTGTAAGCAGCGGTGATTTTGATGCTAGCTCCGGCTGAGGCTTCATGGGACTCGTCTCCAATTGGAAATATGTATTCCCCGTTTACATGGACGGTTGCGATCTTGCCTGACTTAACAGTGATGCGGGGCATGGCAAGATTGGCTGGTTCGTCCTTGGAAGCGCCCTCAACGATGCCCGGGTCGATGCCTTCATACCTCGCGGCTATTTCGATTTGAGTGACTTGAGCGCAAGCGATGGATGTAAGTGCCGCGGTGATCGCCGCCAGGGGGGTGATAAACTTCATTTGATGGAGGGAATGCCGCCCGCCTACGCTGATCCATCTGCTTTGTAAAGAAGTTATATGGTCGGCGGAGCTTTCGCGACCGGCAACTAAGCTTAGAATCTCTTGGATGGCCGGGACTCAGCTACACGCTCTTCTTTAGCAAAATCTCCGCGGCCTGCGAGACGTCCTTGTCTCCGCGACCGGAGAGATTGACGATCACGAGCTGATCGGGGCTCATCTTGGGTGCGACCTTTATCGCGTGAGCCACCGCATGGGAGGACTCCAGCGCAGGGATGATTCCCTCGACGGAGGCGAGCGTACGGAAAGCCGCCAGCGCCTCATCATCCGTGGCGTAGTCGTATTCTGCCCGACCGATTTCGCGCAGGTAGCAATGCTCGGGTCCCACCGCGGCGTAGTCGAGACCGGCCGAGATGGAGTGAGTCAATTCGATCTGCCCGTCCTCATCGGCGAGCAGCCATGTCTTGGCCCCCTGGAGCACGCCGAGGCGTCCACCCTGGAAACGCGCCGCATGGCGGCCCTTGATGATGCCTTCGCCGCCGGCTTCCACCCCCACGAGACGCACGGAGGAGTCTTCGAGGAAGGGGTAAAACAGGCCGATGGCATTGCTGCCGCCGCCCACGCAGGCCACGAGCAGATCGGGGAGGCGATTCTCCTTTTCAAGAATCTGCCGCCGAGCTTCGTCGCCGATGATACGGTGGAAATCTCGCACCATCACAGGGTAGGGGTGGGCGCCGTAGGCGGTGCCGAGAATGTAGTGGGTCGAGCGGACATTCGTCACCCAGTCGCGCATCGCTTCGTTGACCGCTTCCTTGAGCGTGGCCTGTCCAGCAGTCACCGGCACCAC of the Terrimicrobium sacchariphilum genome contains:
- a CDS encoding ABC transporter substrate-binding protein, with protein sequence MMKKTLMGLLAAALCGGVAQAEPLKIGYSDWPGWVAWEVAIQKGWFKEAGVDVQFEWFEYVPSMEAFAAGKLDAVCMTNGDALVTGATGAPSKTILINDFSNGNDMIVGQPGIEKLQDLKGKKVGVEVGFVDHLLLLKGLQAVGMKESDVELVNVPTGETPKALASGDVAAIGAWQPNSGQALKAVPGSKPIYTSKDVPGLIYDVLAVSPASLSAHPEEWKKIAQVWYKVVDYFYDPATHDDAVKIMASRVNLSPEEYAKFVSGTKILKLDEAKKVFKKGEGLDSVYGSNVVVDEFNVSNKVYDKPQPTADYIAPAITDSL
- a CDS encoding ABC transporter permease, producing MSKGKKWLVPFGTLPESRQLILLWISFALPLAVWAIVSYVPFVWHPLVKIDDPGDVSYFTRDALIERTTFKAENAKLATSGGHLATGTPANPVFLPAPHEVAVAFYKSFTTPPKRKGEKWLHESLWQSIQVIFWGFLWSSVVGVPLGILCGTFPFFSRITEPFVDFTRYMPAPAFGALAVAVLGIYDAPKIAIIFIGTFFQQVLVIANTTRKLDTSLVEAAQTLGANRRQLVFRVVVPGIAVDLYNDMRILLGWAWTYLIVAEYIGASSGITFFINQQAKYRIYDNVFAAIIIIGIIGFTSDRILDWVGRQIFPWQKGAKKSLMRAILDRRRNSTQNTETANANA
- the trpB gene encoding tryptophan synthase subunit beta, coding for MSSPSPVYAPDATGHFGQYGGKFVPETLYSALEELEEEYLKAKDDPAFQQEYMNLLTDYCGRETPLYYAERLTKHLGGAKIYLKREDLLHTGAHKINNAIGQAILARRMGKKRVIAETGAGQHGVATATVAARFGFECVIYMGAVDMKRQALNVARMEFLGAKVVPVTAGQATLKEAVNEAMRDWVTNVRSTHYILGTAYGAHPYPVMVRDFHRIIGDEARRQILEKENRLPDLLVACVGGGSNAIGLFYPFLEDSSVRLVGVEAGGEGIIKGRHAARFQGGRLGVLQGAKTWLLADEDGQIELTHSISAGLDYAAVGPEHCYLREIGRAEYDYATDDEALAAFRTLASVEGIIPALESSHAVAHAIKVAPKMSPDQLVIVNLSGRGDKDVSQAAEILLKKSV
- a CDS encoding ABC transporter ATP-binding protein gives rise to the protein MQTLNLPSHLDQSPEVAARFSKLKSRPVILDVNHLNKTFHTHTTLNDISLQVFRREFMCVVGPSGCGKSTLIRIIAGLETPTSGDVLLEGTQVSAPGSDRGMVFQGYTLFPWLTVKKNVMFGLEIGGRSSTESESEARQWIDLVGLSKFENSYPHELSGGMKQRVAIARALANNPRILLMDEPFGALDAQTRCKMQSYLLEIWKRVDVTIMFVTHDLDEAIYLSDRILVLGTNPSRIMEVIEVPVPRPRSSSQFLSPEFLATKARLEELIHGPEEAEAMPLPKIRLTHAGDDVE